One window from the genome of Helicobacter pylori encodes:
- the ruvB gene encoding Holliday junction branch migration DNA helicase RuvB — protein MKERIVNLETLDFETSQEVSLRPNLWEDFIGQEKIKSNLQISICAAKKRQESLDHMLFFGPPGLGKTSISHIIAKEMETNIKITAAPMIEKSGDLAAILTNLQAKDILFIDEIHRLSPAIEEVLYPAMEDFRLDIIIGSGPAAQTIKIDLPPFTLIGATTRAGMLSNPLRDRFGMSFRMQFYSPSELALIIKKAAAKLNQDIKEESADEIAKRSRGTPRIALRLLKRVRDFALVKNSSLMDLNITLHALNELGVNELGFDEADLAYLSLLANAQGRPVGLNTIAASMREDEGTIEDVIEPFLLANGYLERTAKGRIATPKTHALLKIPTLRSQSLF, from the coding sequence ATGAAAGAACGGATAGTCAATTTAGAAACTTTGGATTTTGAAACTTCTCAAGAAGTGAGTTTGCGCCCTAATCTTTGGGAAGATTTTATCGGTCAAGAAAAGATTAAAAGCAACTTGCAAATTTCTATTTGTGCGGCTAAAAAACGCCAAGAAAGTTTGGATCACATGCTCTTTTTTGGCCCGCCCGGTTTGGGTAAAACTTCAATCAGCCATATCATCGCTAAAGAAATGGAAACCAATATCAAAATCACCGCCGCTCCCATGATAGAAAAAAGCGGTGATTTGGCCGCCATTTTGACGAATTTGCAAGCTAAAGACATTCTTTTTATTGATGAAATCCACCGGCTTAGCCCAGCGATTGAAGAGGTTTTATACCCGGCTATGGAAGATTTCAGGCTAGATATTATCATAGGCTCAGGCCCAGCGGCTCAAACCATTAAAATTGATTTACCCCCTTTCACCCTCATCGGCGCTACCACCAGAGCTGGAATGCTCTCTAACCCCTTAAGAGACAGATTTGGCATGAGCTTTAGAATGCAATTTTATAGCCCTAGCGAACTGGCCCTTATTATCAAAAAAGCCGCCGCCAAACTCAACCAAGACATCAAAGAAGAAAGCGCTGATGAAATCGCTAAAAGGAGTAGAGGCACGCCAAGGATCGCTTTAAGGCTTTTAAAAAGGGTGCGCGATTTTGCACTAGTCAAAAATTCAAGCTTAATGGATTTAAACATCACTTTGCATGCTTTGAATGAATTAGGCGTGAATGAATTGGGCTTTGATGAAGCGGATTTGGCGTATTTATCTTTATTGGCTAACGCTCAAGGACGACCGGTGGGTTTAAACACGATTGCAGCGTCTATGAGAGAAGATGAAGGCACGATTGAAGATGTGATTGAGCCTTTTTTACTCGCTAATGGGTATTTAGAGCGCACCGCTAAAGGCAGAATCGCCACGCCTAAAACCCATGCGCTTTTAAAAATCCCCACTTTAAGATCTCAAAGTTTGTTTTAA
- the rsmG gene encoding 16S rRNA (guanine(527)-N(7))-methyltransferase RsmG, with translation MNPLLQDYARILLEWNQTHNLSGAKCLSELEPQITDALKPLEFVKDFKSCLDIGSGAGLPAIPLALEKPEVKFILLEPRIKRAAFLNYLKSVLPLNNIEIVKKRLEDYQNLLQVDLITSRAVASSSFLMEKSRCFLKDRGYFLFYKGEQLKNEIACKDTECFMHQKRVYFYKSKESLC, from the coding sequence ATGAACCCCTTATTGCAAGATTATGCGCGCATCCTTTTAGAATGGAATCAAACGCACAACTTGAGCGGTGCGAAATGTTTAAGCGAGTTAGAACCCCAGATCACAGACGCTTTAAAACCCTTAGAATTTGTCAAAGATTTTAAAAGCTGCTTGGATATTGGGAGCGGGGCGGGACTTCCTGCTATCCCTTTAGCCCTTGAAAAACCTGAAGTAAAGTTCATTCTTTTAGAGCCAAGGATAAAAAGAGCGGCTTTTTTAAACTACCTTAAAAGCGTTTTGCCTTTAAACAATATTGAAATTGTTAAAAAGCGTTTAGAAGATTATCAAAATCTTTTACAAGTGGATTTAATCACTTCTAGAGCGGTCGCTAGCTCTTCTTTTTTGATGGAAAAAAGCCGATGTTTCCTAAAAGATAGGGGGTATTTTTTATTCTATAAAGGCGAGCAATTAAAGAATGAAATCGCTTGTAAAGACACTGAATGCTTTATGCATCAAAAACGAGTTTATTTTTACAAATCAAAGGAAAGTTTATGTTAA
- the lpxC gene encoding UDP-3-O-acyl-N-acetylglucosamine deacetylase: MKQTTINHSVELVGIGLHKGVPVKLVLEPLGENQGIVFYRSDLGVKLPLKPENIVDTKMATVLGKDNARISTIEHLLSAIHAYGIDNLKISVDNEEIPIMDGSALTYCMLLDEAGIKELDAPKKVMEIKQAVEVREGDKFVKIEPDSQLSLNFTIDFNHPVIAKQAHHFVFSKTAYKEQVAKARTFGFLQEVNYLRSIGLAKGGSLNNCIVLDENSILNKEGLRCEKEFVCHKILDAMGDLMVLGMPVMGKYTSFSGSHKLNSMLVKAILADAKNYEVLIATDPVKEFALQKAFA, translated from the coding sequence ATGAAACAAACAACCATTAACCACTCTGTGGAATTAGTAGGGATAGGCTTACACAAGGGCGTTCCTGTGAAGCTTGTTTTAGAGCCTTTAGGAGAAAATCAAGGCATTGTTTTTTACCGCTCTGATTTGGGCGTGAAGCTCCCCTTAAAACCTGAAAACATCGTGGATACCAAAATGGCAACCGTGTTGGGTAAGGATAACGCTAGAATTTCTACGATTGAGCATTTGCTTTCAGCTATCCATGCGTATGGCATTGATAATCTTAAAATCTCTGTGGATAACGAAGAGATCCCTATCATGGATGGGAGTGCTTTGACTTATTGCATGCTTTTAGATGAAGCAGGGATTAAAGAATTAGACGCTCCTAAAAAAGTGATGGAAATCAAGCAAGCCGTTGAGGTTAGAGAAGGCGATAAATTCGTTAAAATTGAGCCAGACAGCCAACTTTCTTTGAATTTCACGATTGATTTTAACCATCCGGTTATCGCTAAGCAAGCCCATCATTTCGTCTTTAGTAAAACCGCTTACAAAGAGCAAGTCGCTAAAGCCCGCACCTTTGGGTTTTTGCAAGAAGTGAATTACTTGCGATCCATTGGTTTGGCTAAAGGGGGGAGCTTGAATAATTGTATCGTGCTGGACGAAAACAGCATTTTGAATAAAGAGGGTTTGAGGTGTGAAAAGGAGTTTGTGTGCCACAAGATTTTAGACGCTATGGGGGATCTGATGGTCTTAGGCATGCCTGTGATGGGCAAATACACTTCTTTTTCAGGGAGTCATAAGCTCAATTCCATGTTGGTTAAAGCCATTTTAGCGGACGCTAAGAATTACGAAGTTTTGATCGCTACGGATCCGGTCAAAGAATTTGCGTTGCAAAAGGCTTTCGCTTAA
- a CDS encoding outer membrane beta-barrel protein, giving the protein MLKFKYGLIYIALIIGLQATDYDNLEEENQQLDEKINHLKQQLTEKGVSPKEMDKDKFEEEYLERTYPKISSKKRKKLLKSFSIADDKSGVFLGGGYAYGELNLSYQGEMNDKYGVNASSAFKNNININAPVSMISAKFGYQKYFVPYFGTRFYGDLLLGGGALKENALKQPVGSFFYVLGAVNTDLLFDMPLDFKTKKHFLGVYAGFGIGLMLYQDRPNQNGRNLVVGGYSSPNFLWKSLIEVDYTFNVGVSLTLYRKHRLEIGTKLPISYLRMGVEEGALYQNKEDDERLLISANNQFKRSSFLLVNYAFIF; this is encoded by the coding sequence ATGTTGAAATTTAAATATGGTTTGATTTATATCGCGCTCATCATAGGACTTCAAGCGACAGATTATGACAATTTAGAAGAAGAAAACCAACAATTAGATGAAAAAATAAACCATTTAAAGCAACAGCTCACCGAAAAAGGGGTTTCGCCCAAAGAGATGGATAAGGATAAGTTTGAAGAAGAATATTTAGAGCGAACTTACCCAAAGATTTCTTCAAAGAAAAGAAAAAAATTGCTCAAATCTTTTTCCATAGCCGATGATAAGAGTGGGGTTTTTTTAGGGGGCGGGTATGCTTATGGGGAACTTAACTTGTCTTATCAAGGGGAGATGAACGATAAATACGGCGTGAATGCCTCTAGCGCGTTTAAAAACAATATCAATATTAACGCTCCTGTTTCTATGATTAGTGCTAAATTCGGGTATCAAAAATACTTCGTGCCTTATTTTGGGACACGATTTTATGGGGATTTGTTGCTTGGGGGAGGGGCGTTAAAAGAGAACGCACTCAAGCAGCCTGTAGGCTCGTTTTTTTATGTTTTAGGGGCTGTCAATACCGATTTGTTGTTTGACATGCCTTTAGATTTTAAGACTAAAAAGCATTTTTTAGGCGTTTATGCGGGTTTTGGGATAGGGCTTATGCTCTATCAAGACAGGCCTAATCAAAACGGGAGGAATTTGGTGGTGGGGGGCTATTCAAGCCCTAATTTTTTGTGGAAGTCTTTGATTGAAGTGGATTACACTTTTAATGTGGGCGTGAGTTTAACGCTTTATAGGAAACACCGCTTAGAGATTGGCACCAAATTACCGATTAGCTATTTGAGAATGGGAGTGGAAGAGGGAGCGCTCTATCAAAATAAAGAAGATGATGAACGATTGTTGATTTCAGCTAACAACCAGTTCAAGCGATCCAGTTTTTTATTAGTGAATTATGCGTTCATTTTTTAA
- a CDS encoding tRNA threonylcarbamoyladenosine biosynthesis protein TsaB, translated as MELDLALISLGEGVLLGVYQNNFLCASYTSKSKTSEALVEVFSQLFKDFKNPTLPAIKGVYYAKGPGSFTSLKLTHVFLHTLALIYDFELYSTTGFDFNDNTPILAYANKYFVSKEMESLSDFKDLKIAPKDFMLPSFLEKDKFTQLNTPFYILPPI; from the coding sequence TTGGAATTAGATTTAGCACTTATCTCTTTAGGCGAGGGGGTTTTGCTTGGGGTATATCAAAACAATTTTTTATGCGCTTCTTACACTTCCAAATCAAAAACAAGCGAAGCTTTAGTGGAAGTTTTTTCGCAATTATTCAAAGATTTTAAAAACCCTACTTTACCGGCGATTAAGGGGGTTTATTACGCTAAAGGGCCAGGGAGTTTCACTAGCCTAAAGCTCACGCATGTTTTCTTACACACTTTGGCTTTAATTTATGACTTTGAACTCTATTCCACCACAGGCTTTGATTTTAACGACAACACGCCCATTCTAGCATATGCCAATAAATACTTTGTTTCAAAAGAAATGGAAAGCTTGAGCGATTTTAAAGATTTGAAAATTGCGCCAAAAGATTTCATGCTGCCCTCTTTTTTAGAGAAAGACAAATTCACCCAATTGAACACGCCGTTTTACATTTTGCCTCCTATTTAG
- the panB gene encoding 3-methyl-2-oxobutanoate hydroxymethyltransferase — MSMQTAPIKKITLNHLQAKKNHEKIIAITAYDALFAQIFDPLVDVILVGDSLNMSFFNQNDTLSASVGMMLYHTKAVCAGAKTPFIITDMPFGSYKNEKTALKNAIRVYKETQASAIKLEGGKEKAKLVKTLTDEGVIVVGHIGLMPQFVRLDGGYKIKGKNEEQQKKLLEDALSLEEAGVGLLVLEGITTPIAQKITQKIKIPTIGIGSGKDCDGQILVWSDMLGFFDSFKPKFVREYLKGKELIQNAIKQYADDVKKGNFPNELESYH, encoded by the coding sequence ATGAGCATGCAAACCGCCCCAATTAAAAAAATCACTCTCAACCACCTCCAAGCTAAAAAAAATCACGAAAAAATCATCGCTATTACCGCTTATGATGCACTATTCGCTCAAATATTTGATCCGCTAGTGGATGTGATTTTAGTGGGCGATAGTTTGAATATGAGTTTTTTCAACCAAAACGACACTTTAAGCGCGAGTGTGGGAATGATGCTCTATCACACCAAAGCCGTGTGCGCGGGCGCTAAGACTCCTTTTATCATCACAGACATGCCCTTTGGAAGCTATAAAAATGAAAAAACAGCCCTAAAAAACGCCATTAGAGTTTATAAAGAAACCCAAGCGAGTGCGATCAAACTAGAGGGGGGGAAAGAAAAAGCGAAACTGGTTAAAACGCTCACTGATGAGGGCGTTATCGTGGTAGGGCATATTGGCTTAATGCCCCAATTCGTGCGTCTTGATGGAGGTTATAAGATTAAGGGCAAAAATGAAGAGCAACAAAAAAAGCTTTTAGAAGACGCCTTGAGTTTGGAAGAAGCCGGGGTGGGTTTGTTGGTTTTAGAGGGTATAACCACCCCTATCGCTCAAAAAATCACGCAAAAAATCAAAATCCCCACGATCGGCATAGGGAGCGGCAAGGATTGCGATGGGCAGATTTTAGTGTGGAGCGATATGTTAGGCTTTTTTGATAGCTTTAAGCCTAAATTCGTGCGAGAATACCTCAAAGGGAAAGAATTGATTCAAAACGCTATCAAGCAATACGCTGATGATGTGAAAAAGGGAAACTTCCCTAACGAATTAGAAAGTTACCATTAA
- the tatB gene encoding Sec-independent protein translocase protein TatB — MFGMGFFEILVVLVVAIIFLGPEKFPQAVVDMVKFFRAVKKTLNDAKDTLDKEINIEEIKKETLEYQKLFENKVESLKGVKIEELEDAKITAENEIKSIQDLMQDYQRSLETNTLPNHLNEEVSNEEALNKEVSSDESPKEVQLTTDNNAKEHDKEKEHV, encoded by the coding sequence ATGTTTGGCATGGGCTTTTTTGAAATCCTTGTGGTGTTGGTTGTAGCGATTATTTTTTTAGGGCCAGAAAAATTCCCCCAGGCTGTCGTGGATATGGTGAAGTTTTTCCGCGCGGTTAAAAAAACGCTCAATGACGCTAAGGACACTTTGGATAAAGAAATCAATATTGAAGAAATCAAAAAAGAAACCCTAGAGTATCAAAAGCTCTTTGAAAACAAAGTGGAGAGTCTTAAGGGCGTTAAGATTGAAGAATTAGAAGACGCTAAAATAACTGCAGAAAATGAGATTAAAAGCATTCAGGATTTGATGCAAGATTATCAACGCAGTTTAGAAACCAACACGCTCCCTAACCATTTAAACGAAGAAGTTTCCAATGAAGAAGCCCTAAATAAAGAAGTTTCAAGCGATGAATCTCCTAAAGAAGTCCAATTAACAACCGATAACAACGCCAAAGAACACGACAAAGAAAAAGAGCATGTTTGA
- the minC gene encoding septum site-determining protein MinC yields MLKTNQKNVHAFEIEKQEPEAVMEFLEKNHALLQYFLIIFKYDIEPEVKAILHKHQLLFLETNRALNGRHIKTMPLKEETNHSKPNHSKTEPKTTIYERHIRSGEEIYSANHLIFLGNIHNGAKIISEGCVSVYGVCEGAIVCFGECLILKEVKSAQIVFQNKIFSLKEIERLLVNKNIKIITKNDDILDIKEVL; encoded by the coding sequence ATGTTAAAAACGAATCAAAAAAATGTGCATGCGTTTGAAATTGAAAAGCAAGAGCCTGAAGCGGTCATGGAATTTTTAGAAAAAAACCACGCCCTTTTGCAGTATTTTCTTATTATTTTTAAATATGATATTGAACCAGAAGTCAAAGCCATTTTGCACAAACACCAGCTTTTGTTTTTAGAAACGAATCGCGCTTTAAACGGACGCCATATCAAAACCATGCCTTTAAAAGAAGAAACCAATCATTCAAAACCCAATCATTCTAAAACAGAGCCTAAAACAACGATTTATGAGCGCCATATCAGGAGTGGTGAAGAGATTTATAGCGCTAATCATCTTATTTTTTTGGGTAATATCCACAATGGAGCGAAGATTATTTCAGAGGGCTGTGTGTCGGTTTATGGGGTTTGCGAAGGGGCGATTGTGTGCTTTGGAGAGTGCTTGATTTTAAAAGAAGTCAAGAGCGCTCAAATCGTTTTTCAAAATAAAATTTTCTCTTTAAAAGAGATTGAACGGCTTTTGGTAAATAAAAATATTAAAATAATCACTAAAAATGACGATATACTAGACATAAAGGAAGTATTATGA
- a CDS encoding M23 family metallopeptidase, whose product MELRFKILALVVLILGGYLIFNALITKTKALSFSLNSKEDVLNDNNEALFWDLKKPIKIKIAAPKGIKRYDLKVTTQDNLILYEKENLVLDKPKSLEVPLIRPEIMGLEDKCLLYEIQANDWSYANFFNGNKASFKQEVCIDTIKPLITILSRSPSIAYGGSAVVVFEALDKNLSQAFVRVKKKDFKAFRLVEFKQRNVFIALVPWSYKNKDFKAFIVAKDKAYNSNTTPLLLKRKTHHVREKEIDLSALKDKIAKQEKFQNHTEQTLLEMFSNARLKDLEKIQKIALEQGDFYKDFSHFQTLKPLNGPFKMTSNFLENRRFLKDNQVLFKFLHLGVDLIPSKDLSLAFDPSVKRVFKGELDFYGNSLINCYGLGLCVFLAHLKDDKSVGSSGLKLGSGLHLGMLLQGVFVRPNEWLNEQWIKTNIITPIEQAKQLLMKG is encoded by the coding sequence TTGGAGTTGAGGTTTAAAATTTTAGCGTTAGTCGTTTTAATTTTAGGGGGTTATTTGATTTTTAACGCTTTAATCACAAAAACCAAAGCTTTAAGTTTTAGTTTGAATAGCAAAGAGGATGTGCTTAATGACAATAATGAAGCGCTTTTTTGGGATTTAAAAAAACCCATTAAGATTAAAATAGCAGCCCCAAAGGGCATCAAACGCTATGATTTAAAAGTAACCACGCAAGATAATTTGATTCTTTATGAAAAAGAAAATCTGGTATTGGATAAACCCAAGTCTTTAGAAGTGCCTTTAATTAGGCCTGAAATCATGGGGTTAGAAGACAAGTGCCTTTTGTATGAAATTCAAGCTAATGATTGGAGCTATGCTAATTTTTTCAATGGCAATAAGGCGTCTTTCAAACAAGAAGTGTGTATTGATACGATAAAACCCTTAATCACGATTTTATCTCGTTCCCCAAGCATCGCTTATGGGGGGAGCGCGGTAGTTGTCTTTGAAGCTTTGGATAAGAATTTGTCTCAAGCGTTTGTGCGCGTCAAAAAAAAGGATTTTAAAGCTTTCAGGCTTGTAGAATTCAAACAGCGTAATGTCTTTATCGCTCTAGTGCCTTGGTCTTATAAAAATAAGGATTTTAAGGCGTTCATTGTCGCTAAAGATAAGGCTTATAACTCTAATACCACCCCTTTATTACTCAAACGAAAAACCCATCATGTGAGAGAAAAAGAGATAGATTTAAGTGCCTTAAAAGACAAGATTGCAAAGCAAGAAAAATTTCAAAATCACACTGAACAAACTTTATTAGAAATGTTTTCCAACGCGCGCTTAAAAGATTTAGAAAAAATCCAAAAGATCGCTTTAGAGCAAGGGGATTTTTATAAGGATTTTTCCCATTTTCAAACGCTAAAACCCTTGAATGGGCCTTTTAAAATGACAAGCAATTTTTTAGAAAATCGTCGGTTTTTAAAGGACAATCAGGTGTTGTTTAAATTCTTGCATTTAGGGGTGGATTTGATACCCAGTAAGGATTTATCTTTAGCGTTTGATCCATCGGTAAAGAGGGTTTTTAAGGGGGAGTTGGATTTTTATGGTAATAGTTTAATCAATTGCTATGGGTTAGGTTTGTGCGTTTTTTTAGCGCATTTAAAAGATGATAAAAGCGTGGGGAGTAGTGGTTTGAAATTAGGGAGCGGGTTGCATTTAGGGATGCTTTTGCAAGGGGTTTTTGTCCGACCCAATGAATGGCTTAATGAGCAATGGATAAAAACCAATATCATCACCCCCATAGAGCAAGCCAAACAGCTTTTAATGAAAGGATAG
- the queA gene encoding tRNA preQ1(34) S-adenosylmethionine ribosyltransferase-isomerase QueA, translated as MKEFDLESYDYDLPKELIANYPILPKEKAKLLVYERHSQKITHTTFEHVLDFFPKNALVVLNDTKVMKARLFGSKHAFLPSKTTEVFFHRFFKDNTALTQIKGKIKAGDKIFFDANYYAEVLELLHNGQRLIAFYDNQTPLNQENILKLLEQYGHMPLPPYIKRADESLDAHEYQSVFAKHIGAVAAPTASLHFSQNTLEKLLKDFKHAFLTLHVGAGTFLGVETKDIREHQIHTEVLHIPKKSQEILQESQEILCIGTTALRSVEYFKRLENPNQESFECDIFLHLANPIQHVNYLLTNFHLPKSSLLMLVSAMIGLEKTKEIYKIAIEKKYRFYSYGDGMLIL; from the coding sequence TTGAAAGAATTTGATTTAGAAAGCTATGATTATGATTTGCCTAAAGAATTGATCGCAAACTACCCCATTTTGCCCAAAGAAAAGGCTAAATTACTCGTATATGAAAGGCATTCGCAAAAAATCACGCACACCACTTTTGAGCATGTTTTAGATTTTTTCCCTAAAAACGCCCTTGTGGTGTTGAACGACACTAAAGTGATGAAGGCCAGGCTTTTTGGATCTAAGCATGCCTTTTTGCCATCAAAAACGACCGAAGTGTTTTTCCACCGCTTTTTTAAAGACAATACCGCTTTAACTCAAATTAAGGGCAAGATCAAAGCGGGAGACAAAATCTTTTTTGATGCAAATTATTACGCTGAAGTTTTAGAATTACTCCATAACGGCCAACGCTTGATCGCTTTTTATGACAATCAAACCCCCTTAAATCAAGAAAATATCTTAAAGCTTTTAGAGCAATACGGGCATATGCCCTTACCCCCTTATATTAAAAGAGCGGATGAGAGTTTGGATGCGCATGAATACCAGAGCGTGTTCGCTAAACACATCGGTGCGGTGGCTGCCCCTACGGCGTCATTGCATTTTTCTCAAAATACCTTAGAAAAATTATTGAAAGACTTCAAGCACGCTTTTTTGACCTTGCATGTGGGGGCTGGGACTTTTCTTGGCGTAGAAACTAAAGATATTAGAGAGCATCAAATCCATACAGAAGTTTTGCATATTCCTAAAAAGAGCCAAGAAATTTTGCAAGAATCCCAAGAGATTTTATGCATCGGCACGACCGCTTTAAGGAGCGTGGAATATTTCAAGCGTTTAGAAAACCCTAATCAAGAATCGTTTGAATGCGATATTTTCTTGCATCTTGCTAACCCTATCCAGCATGTTAATTATTTGCTCACTAATTTCCATTTGCCCAAATCTAGCCTTTTAATGCTTGTGAGCGCGATGATAGGCTTAGAAAAAACCAAAGAAATCTACAAAATAGCCATAGAAAAGAAGTATCGTTTTTATTCTTATGGCGATGGGATGCTGATTTTATGA
- a CDS encoding outer membrane beta-barrel protein produces MCSKKIRNLILCFGFMLGLHAEENTAQESMTEENTPKDAPILLEEKRAQTLEFEENKEVKKNIDEKSLLEEIHKKKRQLYMLKGELHEKNESLLFQQMAKSKSGFFIGVILGDIGINAHPNARSYESFEPLNNIQASPLLYGLRSGYQKYFANGISALRFYGEYLGGAMKGFKSDSLASYQTASLNIDLLMDKPIDKEKRFALGIFGGVGVGWNGMYQNLKEIKGYSQPNAFGLVLNLGVSMTLNLKHRFELALKMPPLKETSQTFLYYFKSTNIYYISYNYLL; encoded by the coding sequence ATGTGTTCTAAAAAAATAAGAAATCTCATTTTATGCTTTGGTTTTATGTTGGGCTTGCACGCTGAAGAAAATACGGCTCAAGAGAGTATGACTGAAGAAAATACCCCTAAAGACGCTCCCATTCTTTTGGAAGAAAAACGCGCCCAAACGCTAGAGTTTGAAGAGAACAAGGAAGTTAAAAAGAATATTGATGAAAAAAGCCTGCTTGAAGAAATCCATAAGAAAAAACGCCAGCTTTACATGCTTAAAGGGGAATTGCATGAAAAGAATGAATCTCTCTTATTCCAGCAAATGGCTAAAAGTAAGAGCGGTTTTTTTATAGGCGTAATCCTTGGCGATATAGGGATTAACGCTCATCCTAACGCCCGATCTTATGAGAGCTTTGAACCTTTAAACAATATTCAAGCTTCTCCTTTGTTGTATGGCTTAAGGAGCGGGTATCAAAAGTATTTTGCTAACGGGATTAGCGCCTTACGCTTTTATGGGGAATATTTAGGGGGGGCGATGAAAGGGTTTAAAAGCGATTCTTTAGCCTCTTATCAAACCGCAAGCTTGAATATTGATCTGTTGATGGATAAGCCTATTGACAAAGAAAAAAGGTTTGCGTTAGGGATATTTGGAGGCGTTGGAGTGGGGTGGAATGGGATGTATCAAAATTTAAAAGAGATTAAAGGGTATTCACAGCCTAACGCTTTTGGATTAGTGCTAAATTTAGGGGTGAGCATGACGCTTAATCTCAAACACCGCTTTGAATTAGCCTTAAAAATGCCTCCCTTAAAAGAAACTTCGCAAACCTTTTTATATTATTTTAAAAGCACTAATATTTATTATATTAGTTACAACTATTTATTGTAA
- the tatC gene encoding twin-arginine translocase subunit TatC, with amino-acid sequence MFEDLKPHLQELRKRLMVSVGTILVAFLGCFHFWKSIFEFVKNSYKGTLIQLSPIEGVMVAVKISFSAAIVISMPIIFWQLWLFIAPGLYKNEKKVILPFVFFGSGMFLIGAAFSYYVVFPFIIEYLATFGSDVFAANISASSYVSFFTRLILGFGVAFELPVLAYFLAKVGLITDASLKAYFKYAIVVIFIVAAIITPPDVVSQIFMALPLVGLYGLSILIAKIINPAPKDNENDNAKDSENNAKENEKSES; translated from the coding sequence ATGTTTGAAGATTTAAAACCGCATTTACAGGAACTAAGAAAGCGTTTGATGGTTTCTGTGGGAACGATTTTAGTGGCGTTTTTGGGGTGCTTTCATTTTTGGAAAAGTATTTTTGAATTCGTTAAAAATTCTTATAAAGGCACGCTCATTCAGCTCTCCCCTATTGAAGGGGTCATGGTAGCGGTTAAAATCAGTTTTTCAGCCGCTATTGTCATTTCCATGCCCATTATTTTTTGGCAATTATGGCTCTTTATCGCTCCAGGGCTTTACAAGAATGAAAAAAAAGTGATTTTGCCTTTTGTGTTTTTTGGGAGCGGCATGTTTTTAATTGGGGCGGCGTTTTCTTATTATGTGGTGTTCCCTTTCATCATTGAATACTTAGCCACTTTTGGGAGCGATGTGTTTGCGGCTAATATTTCTGCATCCAGTTATGTGAGCTTTTTCACGCGCTTGATTTTAGGCTTTGGCGTGGCGTTTGAATTGCCTGTTTTGGCGTATTTTTTGGCTAAAGTGGGCTTGATTACCGATGCGAGCTTGAAAGCGTATTTTAAATACGCTATTGTAGTGATTTTTATTGTAGCAGCCATTATCACTCCCCCTGATGTGGTGAGTCAAATCTTTATGGCGTTGCCCTTAGTGGGGCTTTATGGGCTTTCTATTTTGATCGCCAAAATAATCAATCCGGCTCCCAAAGACAACGAAAATGACAACGCAAAAGATAGCGAAAATAACGCCAAAGAAAATGAAAAAAGCGAGTCGTAG